Within the Agromyces ramosus genome, the region GAGACGGTCTCGCCGATGAGGGCGTGCGTGCCCACCACGATGCGCGACTGCCCGGCAGCGGCGCGCAGCATCGCCTTCTTGCGTTCGGCCATCGGGAGCTGGCCGGTCAGGAGTGTCGGCATGAGCTCGGCGGAGAGCTCGGGGCCGAGCATCCGCACGATCGAGCGCAGGTGCTGGCCGGCGAGCACCTCGGTCGGGGCGAGGAGCGCCGACTGCCCGCCTGAGTCGGCGACGGCGAGCATCGCACGGAGCGCAACCACGGTCTTGCCGGAGCCCACCTCGCCCTGGATGAGCCGGTTCATGGGCACCGGATGGGCGAGGTCGTCGGCGACCTCTGCGCCGACGGAGACCTGGTCGCCGGTGAGCTCGAATGGGAGGGCGGCATCGAAGCGCTCGAGTGCACCCCCCGGCGACGGATGCCTCGCGGTGGTCGTGTGCGCGCGCAGCTCGGCGCGCCGCTCGAGGAGCGCCGTCTGCAGCACGAACGCCTCGGTGAATCGCAGGGTGCGGCGCGCCGACTTCCAGTCGGACTCGTTCGCCGGGCGGTGCACCGCCTCGAGCGCCTCGCGCTGGCCGAGCAGTGAGCGGCTCTCGCGCACCGCGGCGGGCACCGGGTCGTCGACGGGGCCGAGGCCGTCGAGGAGCAGCGCGATCGACTTCGCGAGCTGCCAGCTCGCGAGCGTGCCGGTCGCGGGGTAGATGGGGATCGGCGACTCGGCCCAGCGCTTCGCCGCTTCATCGTCGGCCGAGAGCTGCGTGGTCTCGTCGAAGAGCTCGTAATCGGGATGCGCGAGCTGGCGGGCCCCCTTGTAGTCGCCGACCTTGCCCGCGAAGATCCCGCGTGCGCCGGGCTTCAACTCGCGTGCGCGCCACGCCTGGTTGAAGAAGGTGAGGGTGAGGATGCCGGTTCCGTCGGAGATCTTCGCCTCGAGGATGGAGCCCCGCCGCGAGCGCATCGTCCGTTCGCGCACCTCGAGCACCTCCGCGACGATCGTCACGTTCTCATCGAGCGGCAGCGAGGCGAGCGCCGTGAGCTCGCCCCGGAGGGCGTAACGGCGCGGATAGTGCGCGAGCAGCTCGCCGACGGTGAGGTAGCCGAAGGCGCGCTCGACCGCCTGCGCCGTGCGCCCGCCGAGCGCCCCCGCGAGCTTCGTGTCGAGCGAGTAGGCGCCGACGAGCGACGGCGCGTCGTCGCCGACGCCGGCGCGCGCACCACCGGCGCCCGCGGCATCCGCTTCGTCGGCCGTCATGCCTCGATCGTAGGCGCCGCCCCCGTCAGCGCGGCCAGCTCGGCCTGCACGTACGGGTCGTCGGGGCGTGCGGCGGCCAGGGCGCGCTGCACCTCGAGCGCCTCATCGGTGCGACCGAGTGAGCGGAGGCACCGCGCCACCGACCAGCGGGCGACATGCCGCTGCTCTGCCGTGCCGTAGGCGTCGGCGACTTCGACGGCCTGCTCGAAGTGCGTGAGGGCCGCCGCCGCACGACCGCTGTCGTGCATCGTCCAGCCGAGGTTGTTGTGCAGGGCGACGCCCCAGCGCAGCACGCGCGGATCGCGCACGCCGGCGAGCACGTCGAAGCCCTCTGCGGCCCACTCCTCCTCGTGGCCGGCGTCGTGCAGCGCCAGCATGTGCAGCGCGTCGAGCACGAGGAAGGGCGAGCCGGCGAGCGCCGCCTCGCGAACGCCGCGGGTGAGCTCGGGCACTGCGTCGGCGGGTCGCCCGCCGGACGCCACGATGCGGCCCCGCTCGATCGCCACGCGTGCCCGGATCTCTGCAGCGTCGCGTTCGGGCGCGGCGGTGGCCGGCGGCTCCGCCGCGAGCGCGTCGAGCACGGCGGTCGCCTCGTCGGCACGGCCCTGGATGCCGAGGGCACGCGCCAGCTGCGTCGTCATGACGGCGCGCACGTGGGCGGGGTGTTCGTCGTCGTCGGCGGCCTCCCGGAACCGCTCCTCACTGCCGGCGGGATCACTGAAATCCCACAGCCGGTCGATCATCTGCTGCTCATCGCCTCGATGGCGGGACGGTTCGGCGGGCACCTGGTCGGTCGAGTCATCCACCCCTCCATCATGGCAGCGCCGAGCGATGGCTCGATATGCTGCCGGAAGCATGACCCGCATCATCGCCGGATTCGCCGGCTCCCTCACCCTGCACGTGCCCCGCTCGGGCACGCGTCCGACGAGCGACCGCGTGCGCGAGGCGATCTTCTCCGCGCTCGAGTCCCGCGACGCGATCGAGGGCGCCAGTGTCGTCGACCTGTACGCCGGGTCCGGCGCGCTCGGCCTCGAGGCGGCGAGCCGCGGCGCCGCCGAGGTGGCGCTCGTCGAGCGGGCGAAACCGGCTGCCGAGGTCTGCAAGCGCAACGCCGACGCCGTGCAGCGCGCCGCCCGCGGCCATGCCGCCGTGCGCATCCGAGTCATTCCCCGTCCGGTGGCGACCTACCTCGAGGGCGCCGCGGGCGGCATCGACCTCGCGTTCATCGACCCGCCCTACGAACTCGGCGAGGCCGCCCTCACGCGCGACCTCGAGCTGCTCGCGCCGCTGCTCACCGACGACGCGATCGTCGTCGTCGAGCGCAGCGCACGCTCGCCCGAGCCCGCCTGGCCCGCCGGCATCGAGGTCGACCGGCGGCGCGACTACGGCGAGACGACGCTCTGGTGGGCCGGCCGCGCGCCGCGTCAGCCGGTTCGGCCATCCCAGCCCGAGTAGGGATCCCAACCGAGCGTGTCGATCGGCCGCCCGTCGACGCTGAGCACTCCGGATGCCGCGGTGACCAGTCCGATCGTCATGAACGGCTCCGGCACCGAGGTGTCCGGCGGGAACGTGGCCAGCAGGCCGTGGTCCTCCGCGCCGGCGAGCGCGATGCGCGCGTCGGGGCCGAGCGCCCCGCCGTCGAAGTCGATGCCGACGCCGCTGGCCTCCGCGATGCGCCGCGCATCGCGAGCGAGGCCGTCGGAGACGTCGAGCATCGCCGTGGCGCCGGCGAGGGCCGCGACGACGCCGGCCGCGACCGGCGGGGCCGGAGCGAGCTGCGCACGCACGAGCTCGGGATGCCGCGAGCGCAGGTCGTCGGCGAGGGCGGCATCGGGCTCCCCCGTCGCATCGGTCGCCTCGGCGAAGAGCAGGGCGAGGCCTCGGGCGGCATCGCCACGCACGCCGGCGTGTGCGACGACATCGCCGGCCCGCGCGCCCGAACGCAGCACCGGTGAACGCCCCGCGAGGTCGCCGAACGCGGTCACGGCGAGGGTGAGCACCGGCGACGCCGAGAGGTCGCCGCCCACCACTCCCGCGCCGGGCGCGAGCGCCGCGAGACCCTCTCGGAGTCCGTCGGCGATGCCTTCGAGCACCGACACGTCGGTCGACGGGGGCGCGGCGATCGCGACGACGAGCGCGGTCGGCCGCGCGCCCATGGCGGCGACATCCGTGAGATTCGTCGCGGCGGCCTTCCAGCCGAGCTCGAAGGGGGTCGACCAGGCGAGCCGGAAGTCGGGACCGTGCACCATCAGGTCGGTCGTGACCACGAACCGGCCGTCGGCGGCGTGCACGAGGGCCGCGTCGTCGCCGGCCCCGAGAATCGCGGCGTCGCCCGGCCTGAGGCGCGGAAGGATGCGCGCGAGCACCGCGTCCTCGCCGAGCTCTGCCACGGTCGCGGTTTCGGCCGCGGCATCCGCTCGCTCATGGCCCAGCTCAGGATCCGGCGCGGTCATGCCTCTCACGGTAGCCTGAACGGGATGCCTCACCCAGTCGTGCCCTCGCCGCGCCGCGGGCGCATCCACCGTCTCGCCGCCGTCACCTCGGCGCTCGCGGGCGCCCTCGTGCTCTGCGGGTGCAGCCAGACCGTCCCCGTCGATCCCGCGCCGCAGGCGAGCGACGCCGACTGTGCAGCCGTCGTCGTCCGCCTGCCCGACGTCATCGGGGCGGGCACCGATGCCGAGCAGCCCAAGCGTGAGACGAACGCGCAGGGCACCGGCGCCTGGGGCACCCCCGCGTCGGTGGTGCTGCGCTGCGGCGCGCCCGTGCCGGGCCCCACCACGCTGCGCTGCGTGAGCGTCGATGGCGTCGACTGGATCGTCGACGAGAGCGACGCGCCCCGCTACCTCTTCACCACCTACGGGCGCACGCCCGCCGTCGAGGTGCTCGTCGACAACGACGTCGTCTCGGGCACCACGGCGATCGCCGACCTCTCGCCCGCCGTCGCCGTCATCCCGGCCGTCGACGCGTGCACGTCGGTCGATGACGCCATCGACGCGCCCGACGACTAGCGGGGTCCTCGGGCGTGCCCGACCTCGATGAGCTCGCCGATCAGGTCGGCGTAGCTGAGCCCCGAATTCTGCCAGCAGGTCGGGAACATCGAGATCGGCGTGAAGCCGGGCATCGTGTTGATCTCGTTGACGACGAACCCCTCGCCCGTGAGGAACACGTCGACGCGGGCGAGGCCCTCGCCGCCGACCGCCTCGAATGCGCGGCGAGCAATGCGCTGCAGCTCGAAGAGCTCGCCGTCGCCGAGGTCGGCAGGGCAGATCAGTTCGACGCCCGGGGCATCGAGGTACTTGGCCTCGAAGTCGTAGAACGCGCGTCCGGTGACGACGACCTCGCCGGCGACGCTCACCCCGATTCCGGTGCCGTCGCTCCCCTCGAGCACCCCGCACTCGATCTCCCGGCCCTCGACGGCCGCCTCGACGAGCACCGAGCGGTCTTCGGCGAAGGCGACGTCGAGCGCCCCGTCGAGCTCGGCCCAGTCGTCGACCTTCGTGACGCCGACCGAGGAGCCGGCCCGCGCCGGCTTGACGAAGACCGGCAGGCCGAGCGCGCGCGTGCGCCGCTGCCAGAGCTCGGGGTCGGCCTCGAGCGCGCCACGTGTGAGCGTCACCCACGGCGCGACCTGGATGCCGGCCCCCTCGAGCACCGTCTTCGTGAAGTGCTTGTCCATGCCGATCGCCGACGCGAGCACGCCGTTGCCGACGTACGGCAGGCCGAGGAGCTCCAGCAGCCCCTGCACCGTGCCGTCTTCGCCGAAGCGACCGTGCAGGATCGGGAAGACCACGTCGACGTCGCCGAGCGAGCGCTCGCCGGCGGCGTCGACCACGCGGAGCTCGCGCGATGCAGCGCTCTCGGGCCAGCGCACCCGGGTGTCGTTGTCGGCGACCTCGGGCAGCGCATCGGGATCGAGGGCGAACCGCGCCGGGTCATCCGATTCCAGCACGTAGGCGCCGTCGCGGGTGACCCCGACCGGGATCACCTCGTAGCGATCACGATCGATCGCTCCCAGCACTCCCCCCGCCGTTGCGCAGCTGATCGAATGCTCGCTTGAACGCCCGCCGAAGAGCAGAACCACCCTGAGCTTGTCCATCGATCGTCCTTTCGCCCTGCGGCTCGTCATCGGTCGTGAGGTGGGGCGCGATGTCCCGCGGGTCGAGCGTGCCGGCGAGCACCTGCCGCACCTGCTCGACGATGGGCATCTCGACGCCCTTCGCCCGGGCGAGCTCGAGGATCGGCGCGACCGATGCGAGCCCCTCGGTGGTCTGCTGCATCTGGTGCACGACGTCGTTCAGGTGATAGCCCTGGCCGAGCAGCCGGCCCGCGGTGTTGTTCCGCGAGAGCGGCGACTGGCTCGTGGCGATGAGGTCGCCGAGCCCGGCGAGTCCCGCGAGCGTCTCGGGCTGGGCACCATAGGCGACCGCGAAGTCCGTCATCTCGACGAGGCCGCGCGTGATGATCGACGCCTTCGTGTTGTCGCCGTAGCCGACGCCGTCGACGATGCCGATCGCGACGGCGATGAGGTTCTTCAGCACGCCGGCGAACTCGGTGCCGATCACGTCGGTGTTCACGAAGCTGCGGAAGTAGCGATTGCGGGCGATGGATGCCACAGCCTGCGCGGTCTCGAGGCTCGTCGATGAGACGACCGCCGCGGTGGGCTGCTCCTTGGCGATCTCGAGGGCGAGGTTGGGGCCCGAGACCACCGCGATCTGCGACGGATCGATCGGCAGCATCTCGGCGATGACCTCGCTCATGCGCAACCCGGTGGCCTTCTCGACGCCCTTCATGAGCGACACGACGGTGGCCTCGGCGTGGAGGTGCGGTGCGATGACCTTCAGGTTCTCGCGCAGCGACTGACTCGGCACCGAGATGTACACCTGCTCGGCCCCGGCGAGGGCGAGGTCGAGGCGGCTCGTGGCACGGAGTCCGAGCGGCAGGTTCACTCCCGCGAGGTAGTCGCTGTTGCGCTTCGCCTCTTGGATCTCGCGCGCGAGCTCGGGGCGGCGCGCCCAGATGACCACGTCGGCCCCGCCGTCGGCGAGGATCTTCGCGAACGTCGTGCCCCAGCTGCCCGCGCCGAGGACGGCGACCCGCTTGCCATGGCCCTTGCGGCCCTGCGTCCTAGTCTTCAAGTCTGCCGGTCTCCTTCTGGCCGTGGGCCGTGGGGTCCCAGCGCTGCGGCGGGGCGGGCTCGCCTCGCACCTCGCCGAGGAGCGCGGCGATGGCGTCCATGAGCTCGGCGGTGGCCTTCAGGAGCGACGACTGGTCGAGCGGCCGACCGCGGTAGGCGCCGAGGTCGAGCGGCTCGCCGATGATGACGTCGATGGTCTTGCGGGGGAAGAGGCTGAGCTTCTTGCCATAGCGGGGCATCAGGGCCTGGGTGCCCCAGTGCGCGACCGGGATGATCGGGATGCCGCGTTCGAGCGCGATGCGCACCGCTCCGGTCTTGCCGCGCATCGGCCACAGGTCGGGGTCACGCGTGAGCGACCCCTCGGGATACACGACCACGAGGCGGCCCTTCTCGACGAGCTCCTCCGCGGCGCGCAGCGCAGCGTGACTCTTGCTGCCCGCACGCTCGACCGGGATCTGCCCCGACGTGCGGAGGAGCCACCCGAGCAGCGGGTTCTTGAACAGCGACGCCTTGGCGAGGAACCGCGGCGCCCGTCCGAGTTTCCAGCTCACCACGCCGATGACGACCGGATCGATCTCGCTGTAGTGGTTGGGGGCGAGCACGAACGCGCCGCTCTGCGGCATCCGCTCAGGATGATGGAACCGGAATCGCACCGCCAGGTTCATGATGGGCAGCACGAGGGCGGCGAGCAACCAGAAGAACGAGGGCCGGCGGGTCTCCGAACGTGCCTTCACAGCAGCGTGGGGAGGCGAGTCGTCGTGTGGCACTCCCCCATTATGCTTCGAGTTCGAAGTCCGCCCCGAGGAGCTCGAGCTTCGTGATGAAGTTCTCGTAGCCACGGGCGATGATCCCGACGTTCGACACCGTCGAGCGGCCGTCGGCCGTGAGCGCCGCGATGAGGTGGCTGAAGCCGCCCCGAAGGTCGGGCACCTCGATGTCGGCGCCGGTCAGGTGCGTCGGACCGGAGATGACCGCGGAGTGCTGGAAGTTGCGCTGGCCGAACCGGCACGCCCCTGCCCCGAGGCACTCCTTGTGCACGTCGATCGACGCACCCATCTCGACGAGTGCGTCGACGAAGCCGAAACGCTGTTCGTACACGGTCTCGTGCACGATCGAGACGCCGTGCGCCTTCGTGAGGGCCACGACGAGCGGCTGCTGCCAATCGGTCATGAACCCCGGGTGCACGTCGGTCTCGATGATGACCGGCTTCAGCTCGCCGCCCGGGTGGAAGAAGCGGATGCCGTCTTCCTGGATCTCGAAGTCGCCGCCGACCTTGCGGAAGACGTTGAGGAAGGTGAGCATCTCGGCCTGACGTGCACCGCCGACGAAGATGTCGCCGTCGGTCGCGAGGGCGGCAGCGGCCCAGCTGGCAGCCTCGTTGCGGTCGAAGAGCGCACGGTGCGTGTAGCCGTCGAGCTTCTCGACGCCCTCGATGCGGATGACGCGGTCGGTGTCGACCGTGATGATCGCGCCCATCTTCTGCAGGATGTTGATGAGATCCATGATCTCGGGCTCGATGGCTGCGCCCGAGAGCTCGGTGATGCCGTCGGCCAGCACCGCGGTCAGCAGCACTTGCTCGGTGGCTCCGACGCTCGGGTAGGGCAACGACACCTTCGCGCCGTGCAGCCCGCTCGGCGCGGACATTCGGATGCCGCTCGGGAGCTTCTCGATGATGGCACCGAAGTTGCGCAGCACCTCGAGGTGGTAGTCGATGGGGCGGTCGCCGATGCGGCAGCCGCCGAGGTCGGGGATGAACGCCTCGCCCAGGCGATGCAGGAGCGGACCGCAGAAGAGGATCGGGATGCGCGACGAACCCGCGTGCGCGTCGATGTCTGCCATGTGCGCCGTCTCGACCGCCGATGGGTCGAGGATGAGCTCGCCGTCGACCGCGCCGTCGGTCACGGTCACGCCGTGCACCTCGAGCAGGCCTCGCACGATGCGCACATCGCTGATGTTGGGAACGTCTTTGAGCACGCTCGGCGTGTCACCGAGGATCGCGGCGACCATCGCCTTCGTGACGAGGTTCTTCGCGCCCTTGAGCTCGATGCGGCCGCGAAGCGGCTTGCCCCCGTTGATGGTGATCTTGTCGACCTGCAACCCGACCGCCGTTCCGTGGTTCTTGGCGTCCTGCCCGAGTGTGTTCACAGACTCCCTGATTCTGCCGGCTCCCTGATGGGAAGCGTCTTCGGCCGCCAAGCTTCTCGATGTGATTCGAACTCGGCGATGGCGTTCTCGTCCCGGAGGGTGAGGCCGATGTCGTCGAGCCCCTCGAGAAGCCTCCACCGAGTGTAGTCGTCGATGTCGAACGGCACGGTGAGCGCACCGGCGCTCACCCTACGCTCAACCAGATCGACCGTCACCGCTATTCCCGGCTCCCCCTCGATCGCCTCCCAGAGGCGCTCGACCGCCTCGTAGGCGACCTGCGCGGCGACGAGTCCCTGCTTTCCGGAATTGCCGCGGAAGATGTCGCCGAACCTCGAGCTGATGACGACGTCGAAGCCGTAGTCCCTGAGCGCCCACACGGCGTGCTCACGGCTCGATCCGGTACCGAAGTCGGGGCCTGCGATGAGAATGCGGGCTCCCGCGAACTCGGGTCGGTTCAGCACGAAATCGGGGTCCTGGCGCCAGGCGAAGAACAATGCGTCTTCGAAGCCGGTCTTCGTGACCCGCTTCAGGAAGACGGCGGGGATGATCTGGTCGGTGTCGACGTTGGAGCGTCGCAACGGCACGGCAGTGCCCGTGACAGTGGTGATCTTCTCCATGGTCATTCGCCCTTCGGCTCGCTCGAGCCCTCGAGATCCCACGGACCCGAGAGCGTGCCCCTGATGGCCGTGGCGGCCGCCACGAGCGGCGACACGAGGTGGGTGCGGCCGCCCTTGCCCTGCCGGCCCTCGAAGTTGCGGTTGGAGGTCGAGGCGCAGCGTTCGCCGGGCGCGAGCTGGTCGGGATTCATGCCGAGGCACATCGAGCACCCCGCGAACCGCCATTCGGCGCCGAACTCCTCGATCACCTTGTCGAGGCCCTCCGCCTCGGCCTCGAGCCGGACCCTCGCCGATCCGGGCACGACCATGACGCGGACGCCATCGGCCTTGTGCTTGCCCTTGATGACCGAGGCGAAGGCCCGCAGGTCCTCGATGCGGCTGTTCGTGCACGAGCCCATGAAGACCGCGTCGACACGGATGTCCTTCAGCGGCGTTCCGGGCTCGAGGGCCATGTACTCGAGGGCGCGCTCGGCGGCGGCGCGCTCGTGCTGGTCGGCGATCGTGGCCGGGTCGGGCACCGACTCGCTGAGCGAGACGCCCTGTCCGGGATTGGTGCCCCACGTGACGAACGGCTCGAGCGTGTCGGCGTCGATGGAGACCTCGGCGTCGAACGTCGCTCCGTCGTCGGTCGCGAGCGTCTGCCAGTATTCGACGGCGGCGTCCCAGTCGGCGCCCTCGGGTGCGTGAGCGCGACCCTTGAGATACGCGTAGGTCGTGGCATCCGGTGCCACCATGCCGGCCCGGGCGCCGGCCTCGATCGACATATTGCAGACCGTCATGCGGCCGTCCATCGAGAGGGCCCGGATGGCGCTGCCGCGGTATTCGAGCACGTAGCCCTGCCCGCCACCGGTGCCGATCTTGGCGATCACGGCGAGGATGATGTCTTTCGCCGTGACGCCCGGGCGGAGGCTGCCCTCGACGTTGATGGCCATCGTCTTGAACGGCTTCAACGGGAGCGTCTGTGTGGCGAGCACGTGCTCGACCTCGCTCGTGCCGATGCCGAACGCCATGGCGCCGAAGGCGCCGTGCGTTGAGGTGTGCGAATCGCCGCAGACGACCGTGATGCCGGGCTGCGTGAGCCCGAGCTGCGGGCCGACGACGTGCACGATGCCCTGCTCGACGTCGCCGAGCGAGTGCAGTCGGATGCCGAACTCGGCAGCATTGCGCCGGAGCGTCTCGATCTGCGTGCGGCTCGTCGGATCGGCGATGGGCTTGTCGATCGCGAGCGTCGGCGTGTTGTGGTCTTCGGTCGCGATCGTGAGATCGGGACGCCGCACCGGCCGGCCGGCCAGCCGGAGGCCGTCGAACGCCTGCGGACTCGTGACCTCGTGCACGAGGTGCAGGTCGATGTAGATGAGGTCGGGCGTGCCGTCCTCGCCCTTCTTGACGAGATGGGCTTCCCAGACCTTCTCGGCCAGGGTGCGCGGGCGATCGCCCGAAGCTGTGATGGTGTTCATGCGTTCGTCTTCCTCAGGTTCAGGGGTCAGCCGACGACGGACTCCGCGACGGGAAGGCTAGAACGAAGCCCCGTCGCGGCACCGAAGAAGTCGTGGAGCGCGCACGCCCCCAGATTACACCGTGTCGCCGGGGAGTCGTTGCACACGCAACTCGAGGTCACCGAGCAGGATGGACGCTCCCGGCGGGACGACCGCCGGAATCCCCGGGGCGAGCTCGTGCAATTCGACATCGGCGGTTCGGATGCGCACACCGTTGGTGGAGTGGAGATCGGTCACCGACACGCCGTCGGGCGCCGCATCGACGAGCGCGTGGGTCTTCGACACCGATCGCGCCGGATCGACGACCGGGACCGGCTTCGCGTCGGCATACGGTGACACCGCGACCGGGTCTCGGCCGAGCACGAGACGACCTGCGACGACGACATCGAACTCCCGCTCGCCCGTCAGGCGCCACGGCCCGGGCGAGGCCTCGGCAGCCACCGGCGCCGGAGGCGGGCCCGGCATGGGATGTACCGACGGCATCTGCGAGGGGACCGCCCGCGGCGGCGCCGCCGGGACGAAGGTCGGCAGCACCCGGCCGGGCGCGGCTTGCACCGTGCGTTCGGGCTCGGTGTGCTCGGGCGCAGGAGGCACCAACCCCGGAGGGGGAACGATGAAATCGGGCGCGGCCACGCAACCACTTTAGCGGCGCGAGCGGATCCGATAGCGGCTGATGACGCGGCGGATGCGTCCGGCGGCGCCGTAGATGGCAGCGGTCGCGGCATCCGCCTCGGTCCAACGTGCGGTGACGACCTCGTCGCTCACCTCGACGCCGCCGAACACGTCGCGATCGATCGTCGCCGCGAGGGACGCGAGTCGCACCGGTTCTGACGGGCGATCGCCGGGCGACCCGGGCGATCCGGTCGCCGTCGGCCGCTCGAGCCCCTGATCGACCGCCTGTCGCTCGAGCACCCGCGCCGACTGGAGCCGCGTGCCGCGATCGGGCGGTTCGAAGCCGAGTTCCGCGTATCGGTCGACCAGCTCCTCCCAGGCGCCTGCGGCGCGCCGGTCGTTGGCCCCGCGCAGTCGCTTCTGGCGACGACGCCGCTTCGCGAGAGCCACGGCGAGGATCGGCAGGAACACGATCAGGAGCGGGATGCCGAGGACACCGGTCACGAGCCAGACCCAGCCGGGCACGACGAACGCCTCGTCGCGATCATCCTTCGTCTCGTCGATCTCGACCGTCGTGAGGAGGTCGTCCTCGATCTCCTCCGCCCGCGGGGGCTGTCGGACCTGCGGCTGCGGCTCGGACTTCGGCTTGGGCGTCTGCTCCTGCGGCACGTCGACCTGGTCGGGCGTGGGGCGGAAGGAAACCCATCCCACCCCTTCGAACGGCACCTCGACCCAGGCCGTCACGTCACCACCGGTGACTTCGACACTGCCGCCGTCGGCGGGCACCTCGGGCGCGAAGCCCATGACCACCCGTGCCGGATACCCGAGGTGACGGGCCATCAGCGCCATGGCGGAGGCGTACTGCTCCTCATCGCCGACCATCTGGGTCCGTGTGAAGAGCTCGATGATGCGATCGGCACCGTGCCCGGCACGTGACGGGACGGTATCGGACGCGAGCCCGTGGCTGAGGAATCCGCCGGTCTTGAGCGCACGTTCGATATTTCGCAGCTGCTCGATCGGGCTCACGGCGTCGCCCACGAACTCGTCGGCCTTCGCGGCGATCACGTCGGGTGAGTTCACCACGGCCGGGAGGGTCAGGCTCGCCACCGGCACGTCGACGAGCTCCTCGAGCTCGGGTTCGAGCTGGATGCGCGCGTCGACGAGATACCTGGCACCGTCGCCGATGCCGCTCGTCAGCACTGCCGTTCCGGCGGCGGGGTTGTACCGCAGGTCGCCTTCGCGAGCAGCTGTGTCGTCGTCGAGCAACTGGAGCGACGAGCCATACCCCACCGTGGGAATCCAGACGTCGTCGTAGCCGGCGACGTCGACCTCGACCTCACGCCGGCTTCCGAGGCTCGCGAGCGGCGGTTCGGGGAGGGTCTCGCCGACGATCGCATAGCCGCCGCCATCGGCGCCGACGGCCTCGGGACCGGCGACGTTCCACAACCGGCCCGTGTACGAGTCCATGGTCGCGAGGCGGATCGCGTCGCCGGGCTCCAGCCCTGAGATCTCGAAGAGCGGCGTCTCGGCGAGGTCCTTCGTGTACTTGCGGAATCCCGACAACGGGCTCGGGAACTCGAGCGGATCGAACGGCGGCACGATCTCCTCGCGCAGCACGAACCGATCGGGTGTCACGGGTGCCAGCGCTGCACCGGCGAGCGTGCCGACGGCGATGGCGCCCACGACGACGGCCGCGGTACCGACGAGCTTCTGCTTGAGGAGGCGCTTCGCCCCGTCGCCGCTCGCCTCGACGGTCGCGCCGCGTCGCCAGGCGATCCAGACGAGGGCGAGCACCGCGAAGGTGACGCCGCGCACGCCGGCGAAATAGGCCTCGTCGGTGCCGAGCAGGATGCCTGAGACGTACAACAGGATCGGCCCGATGAGCAGCACGCTCGACCGCAGCGCCGTGCGGCGCTTCACGAGCCACCTCGTGACGAGCATGGTGCCGACGAGCGACACGAGCCATGCGGCGAAGAACGGCACGGCTGCCACGTAGTACGGTGCTTCAACCGGGGTGCCGATCGTCACGATGTCGGCCCAGCCGAACACCGCACCGAAGGCGAGCCCGACGATCGACTCGAGACTCGGAAGCACGACGAACGTGCCGGCGCCGGGCATGGTGAACGGCGTGCCGAGCACGAAGTAGGCGGCGAGTCCGAGCAGCACGGTCGTGAGCACGCCGAGTCGCCAGAGCGAGCCCGCCACGGCGGCGAGCGTCCCGACGAGGAGCCCGCCGATGGCCGCGACGAGGAAGTTCAGGTCGCCGAATGACGTCTCGTATCCCAGGATGCCGAGCAGCGAGAGCGCGCTGAGCACGAGGATGTCGCCGACGACGCTGCGGGGAATCCGGGTCATGGTCGCACCCTTCGCATGATGCGGGAGAGATCGGCGAGGTCACCGACGGTGACGACGACGGCGCCGGCGACCCTCGAGAGTCGAGACGGGGCGCCGAGCTCGACGCGCAGCGCCACCATCATGGTGTCGGCGCTGAAGATGGTCTCGATCGAGCGGAACTCCGCGACGGGCATCTGCGAACCGGAGACCGCGATCACGACGCTCGGCGCCGGCAATCGC harbors:
- a CDS encoding ATP-dependent DNA helicase RecG, whose amino-acid sequence is MTADEADAAGAGGARAGVGDDAPSLVGAYSLDTKLAGALGGRTAQAVERAFGYLTVGELLAHYPRRYALRGELTALASLPLDENVTIVAEVLEVRERTMRSRRGSILEAKISDGTGILTLTFFNQAWRARELKPGARGIFAGKVGDYKGARQLAHPDYELFDETTQLSADDEAAKRWAESPIPIYPATGTLASWQLAKSIALLLDGLGPVDDPVPAAVRESRSLLGQREALEAVHRPANESDWKSARRTLRFTEAFVLQTALLERRAELRAHTTTARHPSPGGALERFDAALPFELTGDQVSVGAEVADDLAHPVPMNRLIQGEVGSGKTVVALRAMLAVADSGGQSALLAPTEVLAGQHLRSIVRMLGPELSAELMPTLLTGQLPMAERKKAMLRAAAGQSRIVVGTHALIGETVSFADLGLVVVDEQHRFGVEQREALRLKGKHPPHVLVLTATPIPRTVAMTVFGDLDVSTIRELPAGRAGIESHVVPLAARPAWRARIWQRLAEELAQGRQGFVVCPAIEPRVAEDDGGESGDETDAATPAASVASVLAELRAHPAFAGSRIAPLHGRMSADEKDATMRGFAAGELDVLVATTVIEVGVDVPNASVMVVVDADRFGVSQLHQLRGRVGRGSVPGLCLLVTSAPAGSVALQRVEAVAATLDGFELARVDLELRQEGDVLGATQSGGRSSLRLLRVARDGDVIADARSLAQELLASDPRLTEHRALAAAVRRRLDAEASGYLSKG
- a CDS encoding tetratricopeptide repeat protein, with protein sequence MDDSTDQVPAEPSRHRGDEQQMIDRLWDFSDPAGSEERFREAADDDEHPAHVRAVMTTQLARALGIQGRADEATAVLDALAAEPPATAAPERDAAEIRARVAIERGRIVASGGRPADAVPELTRGVREAALAGSPFLVLDALHMLALHDAGHEEEWAAEGFDVLAGVRDPRVLRWGVALHNNLGWTMHDSGRAAAALTHFEQAVEVADAYGTAEQRHVARWSVARCLRSLGRTDEALEVQRALAAARPDDPYVQAELAALTGAAPTIEA
- the rsmD gene encoding 16S rRNA (guanine(966)-N(2))-methyltransferase RsmD, with amino-acid sequence MTRIIAGFAGSLTLHVPRSGTRPTSDRVREAIFSALESRDAIEGASVVDLYAGSGALGLEAASRGAAEVALVERAKPAAEVCKRNADAVQRAARGHAAVRIRVIPRPVATYLEGAAGGIDLAFIDPPYELGEAALTRDLELLAPLLTDDAIVVVERSARSPEPAWPAGIEVDRRRDYGETTLWWAGRAPRQPVRPSQPE
- the thiL gene encoding thiamine-phosphate kinase, producing the protein MTAPDPELGHERADAAAETATVAELGEDAVLARILPRLRPGDAAILGAGDDAALVHAADGRFVVTTDLMVHGPDFRLAWSTPFELGWKAAATNLTDVAAMGARPTALVVAIAAPPSTDVSVLEGIADGLREGLAALAPGAGVVGGDLSASPVLTLAVTAFGDLAGRSPVLRSGARAGDVVAHAGVRGDAARGLALLFAEATDATGEPDAALADDLRSRHPELVRAQLAPAPPVAAGVVAALAGATAMLDVSDGLARDARRIAEASGVGIDFDGGALGPDARIALAGAEDHGLLATFPPDTSVPEPFMTIGLVTAASGVLSVDGRPIDTLGWDPYSGWDGRTG
- a CDS encoding DUF3515 domain-containing protein, with product MPHPVVPSPRRGRIHRLAAVTSALAGALVLCGCSQTVPVDPAPQASDADCAAVVVRLPDVIGAGTDAEQPKRETNAQGTGAWGTPASVVLRCGAPVPGPTTLRCVSVDGVDWIVDESDAPRYLFTTYGRTPAVEVLVDNDVVSGTTAIADLSPAVAVIPAVDACTSVDDAIDAPDD